One window of the Colletotrichum destructivum chromosome 6, complete sequence genome contains the following:
- a CDS encoding uncharacterized protein (Putative zn(2)Cys(6) fungal-type DNA-binding domain, transcription factor domain, fungi) has translation MFNLKFINTTNVPVQKRKIALHACDTCRRRKKRCEHPLGEGESPPPHAIHWRKRGRFADSALSTAAVDEDSPEPAASSTEHSHLQQSPTARRASSATETRREDIVDDDGAAESIHVASSAPPVRGGPEAHVATPASPAARLPRAAAGDRAPRSTSPALKVDEDSSQHNDDRFVGDLNPEGIFLADSPGTSRGYAESNSVGVWYSRRTDRNNLTTELTSAVSVDHAEHQFLAVLPRQEHYDQLKAIYLRDVHRILPVMNVDLLERPTSTISQVLCKQAVCLAAGSNPSAKPYLTLGEHSSEALPYPEFALRLSSAIRKALGLGLVKDRVQAVAILVILSLYTHFSPDRHLSAELAAQAVNNAQTVGLHLENPPARSEDPAYLTRLFCCVWAMDQLNAAFHGRPVIIHERDLGRNMEACIAEQDSCFRLFLEIIVLLACIIDLYRPAAKNTGCVVMENFPSFDSLVEKAQALGVESRLLASIELLYHGVAILSCRIPIGSTRSDHLSLATTRQSLSAVKITTIVTDFSSSLPHMTFVPYAVSLSLRVAYRELRSSKVPMLTARSRRQLQSTCKILRELGGMSRSALVMVDLAEQVIQEIDQVCSNALNEQQTGANGPADAPSTPRQDHAAASAGPEMGGNLEIENLLSHGEPAAAFDPSLFEGPAGFDVFEFFDPGDLNAIDAILGGHAAPGVGQLDRLL, from the exons ATGTTCAACCTCAAGTTCATCAACACCACAAACGTCCCCGTACAAAAGCGCAAGATTGCTCTACACGCATGTGACACGTGCCGGAGACGGAAG AAAAGATGTGAGCACCCGTTGGGCGAAGGGGagtcgccgcctccgcaCGCGATTCACTGGCGGAAGAGGGGACGGTTCGCCGACTCAGCTTTGTCCACGGCCGCCGTTGATGAGGATTCCCCGGAACCAGCGGCGAGTTCCACGGAACATTCTCATTTGCAGCAAAGCCCCACGGCCAGACGTGCCAGTAGTGCCACAGAGACGCGTCGGGAAGAcattgtcgacgacgatggcgcaGCAGAGTCCATCCACGTTGCCAGTTCCGCGCCTCCGGTACGGGGCGGCCCAGAAGCTCACGTGGCGAccccggcctcgccggctgCCAGACTCCCCCGGGCAGCCGCCGGGGACCGGGCGCCTCGGAGCACCAGCCCGGCGctcaaggtcgacgaggactcCAGCCAGCACAACGACGACAGGTTCGTCGGCGACCTGAACCCTGAaggcatcttcctcgccgacagCCCCGGCACGAGTCGCGGCTACGCCGAATCCAACTCCGTCGGCGTCTGGTACTCCCGCAGGACCGACAGGAACAACCTCACGACGGAGCTCACgtccgccgtctccgtcgacCACGCCGAGCACCAGTTCCTCGCCGTGCTGCCCAGGCAGGAGCACTACGACCAGCTAAAGGCCATCTACCTGCGCGACGTCCACCGCATCCTCCCCGTCATGAACGTGGACCTGCTCGAGAGGCCGACGTCCACGATATCGCAGGTCCTCTGCAAACAGGCCGTCTGCCTGGCCGCCGGGTCCAACCCGAGCGCGAAGCCCTACCTGACGCTCGGAGAGCACTCGTCCGAGGCCCTGCCCTATCCCGAGTTCGCCCTGCGCCTCTCTTCCGCCATCCGCAaggccctcggcctcggcctcgtcaaggaccgcgtccaggccgtcgccatTCTCGTCATTCTCTCGCTGTACACCCACTTCTCCCCGGACCGGCACCTCTCCGCCGAGCTGGCGGCCCAGGCCGTGAACAACGCCCAGACCGTCGGCCTCCACCTCGAGAACCCGCCCGCGCGCTCCGAGGACCCGGCCTACCTGACGCGGCTGTTCTGCTGCGTCTGGGCCATGGACCAGCTCAACGCCGCCTTCCACGGGCGGCCCGTCATCATCCACGAGAGGGACCTGGGCCGGAACATGGAGGCCTGCATCGCCGAGCAGGACAGCTGCTTCCGGCTGTTTCTCGAGATCATCGTCCTGCTGGCCTGCATCATCGATCTGTACCGGCCGGCAGCGAAGAACACCGGCTGTGTCGTCATGGAAAACTTCCCGAGCTTCGACAGTCTCGTCGAAAAGGCGCAGGCTCTTGGTGTCGAGTCCCGTCTCCTGG CCTCCATCGAGCTGCTCTACCACGGCGTTGCCATCCTGTCCTGCCGGATTCCAATCGGGTCAACACGATCCGATCACCTGTCGCTAGCAACTACCCGACAGTCCCTTTCCGCCGTCAAGATCACGACCATCGTCACGGACTTCAGCAGCTCGCTGCCGCACATGACGTTTGTGCCGTACGCGGTGTCCCTCTCCCTGCGAGTCGCCTACAGGGAGCTCCGGTCCAGCAAAGTGCCGATGCTGACGGCGAGGTCTCGCCGCCAGCTGCAGTCGACGTGCAAGATCCTCCGGGAGCTGGGCGGCATGTCGCGGTCCGCGCTCGTCATGGTGGACCTGGCCGAGCAGGTCATCCAGGAGATCGACCAGGTCTGCTCCAACGCGCTGAACGAGCAGCAGaccggcgccaacggcccCGCGGACGCCCCGAGCACGCCTCGTCAGGACCAcgcggccgccagcgcgGGACCTGAGATGGGTGGCAATTTGGAGATCGAGAACCTTCTGTCACACGGCGAGCCTGCTGCGGCGTTCGATCCTTCGCTTTTCGAGGGGCCTGCCGGGTTTGACGTGTTTGAGTTCTTCGACCCCGGCGATCTCAACGCCATCGATGCCATCCTGGGAGGCCACGCGGCTCCGGGCG
- a CDS encoding Putative xaa-Pro dipeptidyl-peptidase-like domain, cocE/Serine esterase, alpha/Beta hydrolase, translating into MTEQAAARRSLLAGLLDRAVGWVLGLPAETSGYTIQAIKVPLPDGAALAADLYRPTDHDPLGTVLVRTPYGRGIIFSLVLIRIYVARGYQVLFVSSRGTFGSTGVFDGGRSEADDGQNVVAWMRSQPWYTGTFATMGSSFLGFTQWALLSDPPPDLVAAVIGIAPHDFAERLWGTGAFAMQQHLSWSDTIVHQETRGLWQQLTAMRDAGHLDPLTKSVPLEPALRRYFGDRAPWLFHNISHPDLDDESWAPLKHGKALEKADIPILLTTGWHDIFFEQTIEQYHALNQRGCAVALRIGPGAHLDAYGPGDSARETLQWLDAHLARKSTADKFPAVRVRRCGDAPEWLELPKWPPPTSHRELFLAADGKLGPEQPVDAGVAAFTFDPSDPTPTFGGPIMIGGGSVDDTALAQRADVVTFTTAPLTEALDIMGRPSVDLVHSSDNPFCDLFVRLSVVDAQGKSRNVTEQYRRLTASRDPKLIAMDLFDTAFRVPAGSSIRLIVAGGNFPKYGFNLGSGEDPATGTTLRPARHTVHFGRGSDSCLVLPVSS; encoded by the coding sequence ATGACCGAACAAGCCGCAGCTCGCCGTTCTTTGCTGGCCGGACTACTCGACCGGGCCGTCGGGTGGGTCCTCGGTCTTCCGGCCGAAACCTCCGGCTACACGatccaggccatcaaggTACCCCTCCCGGACGGCGCCGcactcgccgccgacctttACCGGCCTACGGATCACGACCCCCTCGGTACCGTTCTCGTTCGAACCCCCTACGGCCGCGGCATCATCTTCTCGCTCGTCCTCATCCGCATCTACGTGGCCCGGGGATACCAGGTCCTCTTCGTCAGCTCCCGGGGCACCTTCGGCTCGACAGGCGTCTTCGATGGCGGGCgcagcgaggccgacgacggccaaAACGTTGTCGCCTGGATGAGGTCGCAGCCCTGGTACACCGGCACCTTCGCGACCATGGGGTCGTCCTTCCTGGGTTTCACGCAGTGGGCCCTGCTCTCGGATCCCCCTCCCGacctggtcgccgccgtcatcgggaTCGCGCCCCACGACTTTGCCGAGCGCCTCTGGGGCACGGGGGCCTTCGCCATGCAGCAGCACCTCTCGTGGAGCGACACGATCGTGCACCAGGAAACGCGCGGCCTCTGGCAGCAGCTCACGGCCATGAGAGACGCCGGCCACCTCGATCCGTTGACGAAGAGCGTCCCGTTGGAGCCCGCGCTGAGGCGCTACTTTGGCGACCGGGCTCCGTGGCTGTTCCACAACATCAGCCATCCggacctggacgacgagagcTGGGCGCCGCTGAAGCACGGGAAGGctctcgagaaggccgataTCCCCATCCTGCTCACGACCGGTTGGCACGACATCTTCTTCGAGCAGACCATTGAGCAGTACCACGCACTGAACCAGCGGGGCTGTGCCGTCGCGCTCAGGATCGGCCCCGGGGCCCACTTGGACGCCTACGGCCCGGGGGATTCGGCGAGGGAGACGCTCCAGTGGCTCGACGCCCATCTCGCCCGGAAATCCACGGCCGACAAGTTCCCCGCCGTGAGGGTTCGCAGGTGCGGCGACGCGCCGGAGTGGCTCGAGCTGCCCAaatggccgccgccgacgagccaTCGGGAACTGTTCCTCGCGGCGGACGGGAAGCTCGGCCCCGAGCAGCCTGTGGACGcgggcgtcgccgccttcacctTCGACCCTTCGGACCCCACGCCGACCTTCGGCGGTCCCATCAtgatcggcggcggcagcgtcgacgACACGGCGCTTGCGCAGAGggccgacgtcgtcaccTTCACCACGGCGCCGCTGACGGAAGCCCTCGACATCATGGGGAGGCCGTCCGTGGACCTGGTCCACTCGAGCGACAACCCGTTCTGCGACCTCTTTGTCCGCCTGAgcgtcgtcgatgcccagGGCAAGTCGCGGAACGTCACAGAGCAGTACAGGCGCCTGACCGCCAGCCGTGACCCCAAGCTGATTGCGATGGACCTCTTCGACACCGCATTCAGGGTCCCGGCCGGCTCCAGCATCCGCCTGATTGTTGCCGGCGGCAATTTCCCCAAGTACGGCTTCAATCTGGGATCAGGGGAGGATCCCGCCACTGGAACCACCTTACGCCCGGCTCGGCATACGGTGCATTTCGGAAGGGGAAGCGATTCGTGTCTGGTGCTTCCTGTCTCGAGCTAG